One genomic window of Leptospira paudalimensis includes the following:
- a CDS encoding SH3 domain-containing protein translates to MTRLWKSIEEKDSNSILISLDFGMQIKNIFLKLLLLSLLTTLDSYHLLSQTKGNESNKTLPLSGEIWYVTSPRGLNLRSTPSEKSQVVSKLPNKSSVKILKQNQELVQAKIKFLDAITPETNKPNQILLEGTWVKVEINGKEGYAFSPLLSPYPPSRNDEFRTGYDITPYLVRIFTLKKISSDKKQIAEDQTSYTQIFESYKSELGVTLNVEQSENEYGWGKAVLFLPNWKLETAFVFFYSIFSSPDFKIKDLSYIKETSAEYSLDEIPNTISFRKNKTGVTIEWAWGAD, encoded by the coding sequence AGGACAGTAACTCGATTTTAATCAGTTTGGATTTTGGTATGCAGATAAAAAATATTTTTCTCAAACTCTTATTACTCTCTCTACTAACAACATTAGATTCCTATCACCTTCTCTCTCAAACAAAAGGGAATGAGAGTAACAAAACACTTCCATTGTCTGGCGAAATTTGGTATGTAACAAGCCCTCGCGGATTGAATTTGAGATCAACTCCTTCTGAAAAATCCCAAGTTGTATCAAAACTTCCCAACAAAAGTAGTGTCAAAATTTTAAAACAAAATCAGGAGTTAGTCCAAGCGAAAATCAAATTCTTAGATGCGATCACACCTGAAACTAACAAACCAAACCAAATCCTTCTGGAAGGAACATGGGTAAAAGTAGAAATCAATGGAAAGGAAGGGTATGCATTCAGTCCACTCCTTAGCCCTTACCCACCAAGTCGAAATGACGAATTTAGAACTGGTTATGATATCACCCCTTATCTTGTTAGGATCTTTACTCTTAAAAAAATTTCCTCTGATAAAAAACAAATCGCAGAAGACCAAACCAGCTACACTCAAATTTTCGAATCATACAAATCGGAATTAGGTGTCACTCTAAATGTAGAACAGAGTGAAAATGAATATGGATGGGGAAAAGCTGTTTTATTTTTACCGAATTGGAAACTCGAAACAGCATTCGTATTTTTTTATTCCATCTTTTCATCACCTGATTTTAAAATAAAAGATTTGAGTTATATAAAAGAAACTTCGGCCGAATATTCTTTGGATGAAATTCCAAACACTATATCATTTCGAAAAAACAAAACAGGTGTCACGATTGAATGGGCATGGGGTGCAGATTAA